GCGTTCAAGGAAAACACCCCCGACCTGCGCAACACCCGCGTCATCGATATCGTCCATGAGCTGCAGGACTACGGCGCCACCGTCGAGGTCCACGACCCGGTGGTGGATGCCGAGGAGGCGCGGGATGAGTTCGGGGTGGCGCTGCTGGGCGCGGAGGCGCTGGAGGGCGAGGGCGGCCAGGCCTTCGATGCCGCCATCCTCGCCGTCGCCCACCGGCCGTTTCTCGAGGCCGGCCCGGCCGGGATTCGGGGCTGGTTGAAACCGGATGGTTATCTGTACGACGTGAAGTACGCCTTTGGTGCCGATGAGGTGGATGGGCGGTTGTAACGTCTGCGCGCAACGCGGATGACCGTGTAAGGGCTGGCGGCTTCGGTTGCCGGCCCCTTTTGTTTTTGGCGGTGGTGGGGGCCGCCAGGGCCGGCGAAGCGCAGTGGGTGACGCGCCGGGGGGGGGAGCCCCGGGATATCCAGCTCTGATGTTTCTGCTCGTAATCCGTTTACCGGCGATTAGCGTATTGGTCGTCCGCGCCTTCTGTTAGTTGTTGGCGGACCCTTGCACACGGTGAGTGTGTATTGATCGATACGTATTGCCCGTGTGCACGGCCTGGCGAAGACCTGCTACATCTGACATCCCGATCGGTGCTCTCTGGAATAGCGCCTTGCTCCGCTCGCTTATACTTTCTATTCTGTACTGGAGTACCGTACAACTCGAGGTAATGCGATGGCGACCGTGAGCGTGAATCAGTTTCGCGACAATCTGAAGGCCTTTGTCGAGCGCTGCCTGAGCGAGCACGAACCGCTGCGGGTTACCCGCCGTTCCGGCGAGGACTTCGTGGTCATGAGCGCGGAGGACTGGGAGCGGGAGCAGGAGACGCTCTACGTCTTGCAAAACAGTCGTTTGATGGAGCAGATCGCCGAGTCGATCAGGACACACGGCGAGCGCGGGGGCTACCGCCCGACGGCCGACGAGTTTGAGGAAATTAACGCTGAATGAGGGCGGTGGTTTTCGAGGGTCGAACCCGGGACGCCTACGAGGAGATTCGCCGGCGCGATCGTAAGCTTCATGAGGCAACACGCCGGGTGATTCGCGAACTCATTCGGTGTGATGACCCCGCCATCGGTACGGGAAAGCCGGAGCCACTGCGACACAGCCTTTCGGGCCTCTGGTCGCGGCGGCTTTCCGCCCGGGATCGCATTATCTACCGCTTTGACGAGACCGCGATCTACATCTACGCGCTCGGTGGGCACTACGAGGGATGATGTCGGCCGTTTCGACCGATGTCAGTTGTTTGCAACCGCGTGCACACGCACGCAAGACCTTGTGATCCTCCTCAATTCGAATAGGCTGCATTGTCGATAATGCGGCAAGAAGGGATGCACTCGACATGGCTGGATGGCGACAGCGCAGGATCCGAGTGTGGGCTGTCGAGCTGCTTGCCATCCTTGTGGGGCTGCTAAGCATGCCTGCGGCCGCGGACCTGGCGAATCCGGCGCCGGGCGTTCTGGATTTACGCCACTGGCAGCCCTCCGATACCCCAATTGCACTGGATGGCGACTGGCTGATTGCCTGGGCGGACCGTGATGAGGTTGAGCCTTATGTCATGCCGGGCGTATGGAATGGTCGTGTGATTGCCGGCGTTCGCCGCGATGGCGAGGGGAATGCGACGCTCCGCGCACGGCTATTATTACCCCGAACGGATACGCCGCTCGCACTCCGAATCAACAACATCAAGTCCGCATCACAGGTGTTCCTCGATGGCGAGAAGGTGGCTGAGCGAGGCAGGCCGGGGACGGACAGCGCCTCCGAGCAAGCGGACCTCAGCGGGATGCTCGTGCCCCTTCCCGACCGCGGCACGGCGGAACTGCGTATTCAGCTCTCCAATCACTTTCACTTCGAAGGTGGTATTGATCGATCGGTCTATATCGGCGATCAACGTGCCATGGAGAGTAAGGCGCGGATCGACGATA
The Spiribacter vilamensis DNA segment above includes these coding regions:
- a CDS encoding type II toxin-antitoxin system Phd/YefM family antitoxin codes for the protein MATVSVNQFRDNLKAFVERCLSEHEPLRVTRRSGEDFVVMSAEDWEREQETLYVLQNSRLMEQIAESIRTHGERGGYRPTADEFEEINAE
- a CDS encoding Txe/YoeB family addiction module toxin yields the protein MRAVVFEGRTRDAYEEIRRRDRKLHEATRRVIRELIRCDDPAIGTGKPEPLRHSLSGLWSRRLSARDRIIYRFDETAIYIYALGGHYEG